A stretch of Cheilinus undulatus linkage group 20, ASM1832078v1, whole genome shotgun sequence DNA encodes these proteins:
- the LOC121527955 gene encoding zinc finger protein 503-like, which yields MITSPTVSVLRNSTNPAWESGSSSGEKGAEKSSKNPPVHNSVSPADPSRQANRLPIKVLKMLTARAGHLLHPEYLQPLPSTPVSPIELDAKKSPLALLAQTCSQIGKPDPPSSSKLSSVTSNGSSDKESKSGPLKMSDIGADDKSSFKPYSKSSEKKDSSGSLSGDKTSFRVPSATCQPFTPRTGSPSSCTSVSPLPSEGKAGDKEEKKESDSNKSGSTESNGSHRISGITSEGGQHQESTSGSKTVTSDSTSVTSSSSSSSSVLSSGLVAPVSPYKPGHTVFPLPPAGISYPGSLAGAYAGYPQPFLPPGMTLDPTKSSSQLLSAQFAAASSLGCSKAGTSPLAGASPPSLMSASLCRDPYCLSYHCTSHLSGASGANCGHDSAAAAAAALKSGYPLMYPTHPLHGVHSSAPSFSGHPLYPYGFILPNDPLPHVCNWVSANGPCDKRFSSSEELLSHLRTHTAFAGTEKLISGYPGSSSLANAAAAAAMACHMHIPPNGSPGSPSTLALRAPHHPLGLSSRYHPYSKSPLPTPGAPVPVPAATGPYYSPYALYGQRLTTASALGYQ from the exons ATGATCACATCGCCCACGGTCTCTGTCCTGAGAAATAGCACGAATCCAGCGTGGGAGAGCGGCTCCTCCTCGGGGGAGAAGGGCGCAGAGAAGAGCAGCAAGAACCCACCCGTCCACAACTCCGTCTCTCCCGCAGACCCTTCTCGCCAAGCCAACCGTCTTCCCATCAAGGTTTTGAAAATGCTCACGGCTCGGGCAGGACACCTTCTACACCCGGAGTACCTTCAGCCTTTACCGTCCACGCCTGTCAGTCCCATCGAG CTGGATGCCAAGAAAAGTCCCCTAGCTCTCCTGGCTCAAACATGCTCCCAAATCGGCAAACCGGACCCTCCGTCCTCCTCCAAGCTCTCCTCCGTAACCTCCAATGGATCTAGCGACAAGGAGAGCAAATCTGGCCCGCTGAAAATGAGCGACATCGGCGCAGACGACAAATCCAGCTTCAAACCCTACTCCAAGTCTTCAGAGAAGAAGGACTCGAGCGGCAGCCTGAGTGGAGATAAAACCAGTTTCCGAGTGCCTAGCGCCACCTGCCAGCCGTTCACCCCAAGGACAGGCAGCCCCAGCTCCTGCACCTCCGTGTCTCCTCTCCCGTCCGAGGGCAAAGCTGGGGacaaggaggagaagaaggagtcTGATAGCAATAAAAGCGGCTCGACGGAGAGCAACGGCAGCCATAGGATAAGTGGGATTACCTCTGAAGGCGGCCAACACCAGGAGAGCACATCTGGATCAAAGACTGTTACATCAGACTCAACATCTGtgacttcctcctcctcttcgtcCTCCTCTGTGCTCTCCTCCGGGCTGGTGGCCCCGGTTTCCCCCTACAAACCCGGGCATACAGTTTTCCCTTTGCCACCTGCTGGTATTTCCTACCCTGGAAGTTTAGCTGGGGCTTACGCCGGCTACCCTCAGCCGTTTCTCCCCCCTGGAATGACCCTGGACCCCACCAAATCCAGCAGCCAGCTGTTAAGCGCGCAGTTTGCTGCGGCCAGCTCTCTGGGCTGCAGTAAAGCAGGGACTAGTCCTTTAGCTGGAGCTTCTCCTCCTTCTCTAATGTCTGCTAGTCTGTGCCGGGACCCCTACTGCCTGAGCTATCACTGCACGAGCCATTTATCCGGTGCGTCCGGTGCGAACTGCGGACATGACTCTGCGGCGGCTGCAGCCGCTGCGCTCAAATCCGGATACCCGCTCATGTACCCCACACACCCGCTCCACGGCGTGCACTCCTCGGCCCCCTCCTTCAGCGGACACCCCTTATACCCGTACGGCTTTATTCTGCCGAACGACCCCCTGCCCCACGTGTGTAACTGGGTTTCTGCTAACGGACCTTGCGATAAGCGCTTTTCCTCCTCAGAGGAGCTGCTCAGCCACCTGCGGACTCACACGGCCTTCGCCGGCACGGAGAAGTTGATATCCGGGTATCCCGGCTCTTCTTCCCTCGCTAACGCCGCTGCGGCCGCTGCCATGGCGTGTCACATGCACATCCCTCCTAACGGGAGCCCGGGCAGTCCCAGCACGCTGGCCCTCAGGGCCCCTCACCACCCTCTCGGACTGAGCAGCCGCTATCACCCGTACTCAAAGAGCCCCCTGCCCACACCAGGAGCCCCTGTGCCGGTGCCTGCGGCCACAGGGCCTTACTACTCCCCGTACGCCCTGTACGGACAGAGACTGACCACAGCCTCGGCCTTAGGATACCAGTAG